The Colletotrichum higginsianum IMI 349063 chromosome 2, whole genome shotgun sequence genome has a segment encoding these proteins:
- a CDS encoding Capsule-associated protein, with protein MRRRQWTVVGLIAFLTICAYTIFRIPPDQRPIAPVPGSAKPPPPQEPQKPPGDDAANSGGGGSPPDRRPKPASGTGSHPMWHLMTSAEKDFQDTLRRQSKTLEDAVKEYRRRYGIPPPPNFDKWFDFAKANGVQLIDEFDMINEMLTPFWGLKPATIRERAREALGFDNNLLGLLIRDHKVSHIQGGQDWQRDATSGMIEKFIQYLPSMDLAFNIHDEPRVVVPHEDLARLVTRAKDVNMPKANAAVNPENAFTKRAGDLSDGKIIVEYKQTRFNVFAHQPTWTHSRMSCPPDTPSRGLEEDELADDRSKYGVSELGFVYNITAMSDVCLSPSLRETYGFFDRPNAYNVVHDLFPIFSQSKISSYNDILYPSPWYWYKKVAYDESKDMLWEQKQDRLYWRGSTTGGFSRNGGWRRQHRQHLVQKINAADQAKIYTNRGDDKSPKWEVKEVPRGDYREIIDVYFSHVGQCDPGDCDAQKEFFKVQGHAEQQDAWKYKYLLDMDGNAFSGRFYAFLQSRSLVFKLAIFREWHFEWLRPWAHYVPLSLQGDDWLEAVRFFGDGALGRNEAERMAISSREWANKVLRKEDMEVWFFRLLLEYGRVIDDRRDSIGFSVGANPQPPA; from the exons AtgcgccgtcgccaatggaCCGTGGTCGGCCTCATCGCCTTCCTGACGATATGTGCATACACGATATTCCGAATCCCTCCCGACCAGCGACCGATAGCCCCCGTCCCGGGCTCAGCGAAACCCCCTCCGCCACAGGAACCCCAAAAGCCgcccggcgacgatgccgccaatagcggtggcggcggctcgCCTCCCGACAGACGACCTAAGCCCGCCTCCGGCACCGGCTCGCACCCCATGTGGCACCTCATGACGAGCGCCGAGAAGGACTTCCAGGACACGCTGAGGCGCCAGTCCAAGacgctcgaggacgccgtcaaggagtATAGGAGGCGCTACGGCattccgccgccgcccaactTCGACAAGTGGTTCGACTTTGCAAAGGCCAACGGCGTGCAGCTCATCGACGAGTTCGACATGATCAACGAAATGCTCACGCCCTTTTGGGGCCTGAAACCCGCGACGATACGGGAGCGCGCCAGGGAGGCACTGGGCTTCGACAACAAcctgctcggcctcctgATCCGAGACCACAAGGTATCGCACATCCAGGGCGGGCAGGACTGGCAGCGAGACGCAACCTCGGGCATGATTGAAAAGTTCATCCAGTACCTGCCGAGTATGGACCTCGCCTTCAACATCCACGACGAGCCGCGCGTCGTGGTGCCCCACGAGGACCTCGCTCGTCTCGTGACCCGCGCCAAGGACGTCAACATGCCCAAGGCGAACGCCGCCGTGAACCCCGAGAACGCCTTCACTAAGCGCGCCGGCGACCTGAGCGACGGCAAGATCATCGTGGAGTATAAGCAGACCCGCTTCAACGTCTTCGCCCACCAGCCTACCTGGACACACTCCCGCATGTCATGCCCGCCCGACACCCCCTcccgcggcctcgaggaggacgagctcgCGGACGACCGCAGCAAGTACGGCGTCAGCGAGCTCGGCTTCGTCTACAACATCACCGCCATGTCCGACGTCTGTCTCTCGCCGTCCCTCCGTGAGACGTACGGCTTCTTCGACCGCCCCAACGCGTACAACGTCGTCCACGATCTCTTTCCCATCTTCTCGCAGTCCAAGATTTCGTCCTACAACGACATCCTCTACCCCTCGCCTTGGTACTGGTACAAAAAGGTTGCCTACGACGAGTCCAAGGACATGCTCTGGGAGCAGAAGCAGGACCGCCTCTACTGGCGCGGCTCCACGACGGGCGGGTTCTCGCGCAACGGCGGCTGGCGCCGCCAGCACCGCCAGCACCTTGTGCAAAAgatcaacgccgccgaccaGGCCAAGATCTACACCAaccgcggcgacgacaagagCCCCAAGTGGGAGGTGAAGGAGGTGCCCCGCGGCGACTACCGCGAGATCATCGACGTCTACTTCTCGCACGTCGGGCAGTGCGACCCGGGCGACTGCGACGCCCAGAAGGAGTTCTTCAAGGTCCAGGGCCACGCCGAGCAACAGGATGCCTGGAAGTACAAGTATCTCCTCGACATGGACGGCAACGCCTTCTCGGGCCGCTTCTACGCCTTTTTGCAGTCGCGCTCCCTCGTCTTCAAGCTCGCCATCTTCCGCGAGTGGCACTTTGAGTGGCTTCGCCCTTGGGCACACTACGTGCCCCTGAGCCTGCAGGGTGACGACTGGCTCGAGGCCGTGCGCttcttcggcgacggcgccctgGGCCGCAACGAGGCGGAGCGCATGGCCATCAGCAGCCGCGAGTGGGCGAACAAGGTGCTCCGCAAGGAGGACATGGAGGTCTGGTTCTTCCGCCTCCTCTTGGA GTACGGTcgcgtcatcgacgacagGAGAGACAGCATTGGCTTCTCCGTCGGCGCCAACCCGCAACCGCCGGCGTAG
- a CDS encoding RNA polymerase ii-paf1: MSSSAPRGGERMIHQDFIARIRYSNALPPPPNPPKLLDIPNTGLASGQYTTPGFASRLAREQPLNIEVDAELGMPLNLVGMPGIFDGDESSIQASSHPPPVHPHDRALLRPLSTLGRAKSNADASVSFLRRTEYISSVAPRKAGVAAGAFINPKIKRAEKRRSPEPDKDSPAAIRRKIEKSFESAERFLSNPSRHRHPSKPNVHLTSSYPLLPDPDAFPDSGAYVTVKLLTNPVASANKYDRRLLSGLLRPLDRSPEENEAFQAALEAHERDPVRNPKPANLMDYSFFLPKTQATGDNFRAKFDPENPDHDDDSLYTYQSGSNPCFQFSRLRAYETTKETELDHNSKYSEEVILAFNDEPSGGKQKAAYYYPVIQRTTIRPQRAKNIARTLTQTDDETQVVNEVEVSITDPKGAPRENMKRYKERPIGYVEEVQDPFPPVEGGGEGAAPGTPSDRDADGDADGDEEDED, from the exons atgtcgtcctcggcgcctcgcggcggcgagcgcaTGATCCATCAGGATTTCATCGCTCGAATCCGTTACTCCAACGCCcttccgcctcctcccaACCCGCCCAAGCTGCTCGACATCCCGAACACCGGCCTGGCTAGCGGCCAGTACACAACGCCCGGCTTCGCGTCGCGCCTGGCGAGAGAGCAACCGCTGAACATTGAGGTCGATGCGGAGCTCGGCATGCCCTTGAACCTCGTGGGCATGCCGGGTATCTTTGATGGAGACGAGAGCT CTATCCAGGCCTCTTCGCACCCACCCCCCGTCCACCCCCACGACAGAGCCCTTCTCAGGCCGCTCTCTACCCTGGGCCGAGCCAAGAGCAACGCCGACGCATCAGTCTCCTTCCTTCGAAGAACCGAATACATCTCCTCCGTGGCCCCTAGGAAAGCGGGTGTCGCCGCGGGAGCTTTCATCAACCCCAAGATCAAGCGCGCCGAGAAGCGCCGCTCTCCCGAGCCGGACAAAGACTCGCCAGCAGCCATCAGGCGCAAGATCGAGAAGAGCTTCGAGAGCGCGGAGCGCTTCCTCAGCAACCCGAgccgccatcgtcacccCAGCAAGCCCAATGTCCATCTCACTTCCTCGTACCCTCTGCTACCCGATCCCGACGCGTTCCCCGACTCGGGTGCATACGTCACCGTCAAGCTCCTCACAAACCCCGTGGCCAGCGCCAACAAGTACGATCGCCGCCTGCTCAGCGGTCTGCTGCGTCCTCTCGACAGGAGCCCCGAGGAAAACGAGGCCTTCCAAGCTGCTCTCGAGGCTCACGAGCGGGACCCCGTGCGCAACCCCAAGCCCGCCAACCTGATGGACTAcagcttcttcctccccaaGACCCAGGCCACGGGCGACAACTTCCGCGCCAAGTTTGACCCGGAGAACCccgaccacgacgacgactcgcTCTACACATACCAGAGCGGGTCTAACCCCTGCTTCCAGTTCTCTCGTCTGCGTGCGTACGAGACGACCAAGGAGACGGAGCTGGATCACAACTCCAAGTACAGCGAGGAGGTCATCCTTGCCTTCAATGACGAGCCTTCGGGCGGCAAGCAGAAGGCCGCCTACTACTACCCGGTCATCCAGCGCACCACCATTCGCCCTCAGCGTGCCAAGAACATTGCGCGCACATTGACGCAGACGGACGATGAGACGCAGGTTGtcaacgaggtcgaggtgTCCATCACCGACCCCAAGGGCGCGCCGCGCGAGAACATGAAGCGATACAAGGAACGGCCCATAGGCTATGTAGAAGAGGTGCAGGACCCCTTCCCTcccgtcgagggcggcggcgaaggcgctGCTCCCGGGACACCCTCGGACCgggatgccgatggcgatgctgatggagatgaggaggatgaggattAG
- a CDS encoding Rer1 family protein, translating into MDSIEPEQTAFSSVTAHTSKLQRQYQALLDQSTPFVLYRWISTGFFLLTFFARIFVAQGWYIVAYALGIYLLNLFLAFLQPKFDPSNEALDNEMEDGGVGILPTKQDEEFRPFIRRLPEFKFWYWATRAILIAFFCSWWEIFNVPVFWPVLVMYWFILFFLTMRKQIQHMIKYRYVPFTFGKKNYAKNSS; encoded by the exons ATGGACTCCATCGAGCCGGAACAGaccgccttctcctcggtcACGGCGCACACCTCGAAGCTGCAAAGG CAATACCAGGCGCTCCTCGACCAGTCAACGCCCTTCGTTCTCTACAGATGGATCAGCAccggcttcttcctcctcaccTTCTTCGCCCGCATCTTCGTGGCGCAAGGCTGGTACATTGTCGCATACGCTCTCGGCATCTACCTCCTCAACCTGTTCCTGGCCTTCCTGCAGCCCAAGTTCGACCCCTCCAACGAGGCGCTGGACAATGAGATGGAGGACGGTGGTGTCGGCATTCTCCCCACCAAGCAGGACGAGGAGTTCCGCCCCTTcatccgccgcctccccgaATTCAAGTTCTGGTACTGGGCCACCCGCGCCATCCTCATTGCCTTCTTCTGCAGTTGGTGGGAGATCTTCAACGTGCCCGTCTTCTGGCCCGTCCTGGTCATGTACTGgttcatcctcttcttcctgacGA TGCGCAAGCAGATCCAGCACATGATCAAGTACCGCTACGTGCCCTTCACCTTCGGCAAGAAGAACTACGCCAAGAACAGCTCCTAG
- a CDS encoding Enoyl-CoA hydratase/isomerase: MNSLRYLRPVASRLQAPTLPRLARGFASKSYEYIQVSQPKPGVGQVTLNRPKALNALCTPLIHELNDALRAFNQSDDTSVIILTGSQKAFAAGADIKEMAPLTFSEAYTKSFIESWSLLTTEVKKPIIAAVSGHALGGGCELSMMCDILYCTETANFGQPEIKLGTIPGAGGSQRLTRAIGKSKAMELILTGKSFTGADAEKWGLAAKAYPSYEVLMEETLKTAETIAGYSRVAINACKEVVNKSQDLPLRDGVEFERRVFHSLFGSNDQKVGMKAFAEKKKAEWTHS; encoded by the exons ATGAACTCTCTCAGATACCTCCGGCCAGTCGCTTCGCGATTGCAGGCCCCGACACTGCCCAGACTTGCGCGCGGGTTCGCCAGCAAGTCTTATGAGTACATCCAGGTTTCTCAGCCGAAGCCCGGTGTTGGACAGG TGACGTTGAACCGCCCCAAGGCCTTGAATGCCCTCTGCACGCCGCTCATCCACGAGCTCAATGATGCGCTGAGGGCATTCAACCAGTCCGACGACACTtccgtcatcatcctcacGGGCTCCCAGAAGGCTttcgccgccggtgccgacaTCAAGGAGATGGCCCCGCTTACCTTTTCCGAGGCCTACACCAAGTCCTTTATCGAGTCTTGGTCTCTTCTCACCACCGAAGTCAAGAAGCCCATCATCGCTGCCGTCTCGGGCCacgcccttggcggcggctgcgaGCTGTCGATGATGTGCGACATTCTCTACTGCACCGAGACGGCCAACTTTGGCCAGCCCGAGATTAAACTCGGCACCATCCCCGGGGCGGGAGGCAGCCAGCGCCTGACCCGGGCCATTGGAAAGTCCAAGGCCATGGAGCTGATCCTGACGGGCAAGTCCTTCACCGGAGCTGACGCCGAGAAGTGGGGCCTTGCGGCCAAGGCCTACCCGTCGTACGAGGTTCTCATGGAGGAGACgctcaagacggccgagacgatCGCCGGGTACTCGAGGGTGGCCATCAACGCATGCAAGGAGGTTGTGAACAAGAGCCAAGACCTGCCCCTGCgggacggcgtcgagttTGAGCGGAGAGTGTTCCACAGCCTGTTTGGCAGCAACGACCAAAAGGTGGGCATGAAGGCATttgccgagaagaagaaggccgagtGGACTCACTCCTAA
- a CDS encoding Ring finger domain-containing protein, with the protein MDSSKPGLDLERELTCSICTELLYQPLTLLDCLHTYCGACLKDWFSFQANQAENSPTPPVPGANVFTCPSCRAPVRDTRHNATVATLLDMLVAANPDRRRSETDVEEMGKKYRPGDTVLPELRLPERTPEERRADDAERRLLEDVRDLSLREAGVESSSLAPRHGRRREDSSSADGRARRSRDHSRDGRHGPRYEGSRRPRANEGRSSADQLQPQSDARSSEHRRRRRSESRHRSDESSDTRRRQIEHQSSLRSLISSGDLSERDIEREIEDFARQIQEEGLLDGLDLDNIDLSRNDELSRKITEAYRRRQRERTRAEAAAAAAAAAARRNNASGQSRSSPDRVHEIRSGASDNSRPTSRQRPHSRSTSASGFPEDRSRPPLSQSALHLEVRPEERRRRRRTSSGGRSATTPLPEATQSETRVTTRSQTDLSTTRPQFGEASAPRTVFTEIRSSSTPSVPTTTQSPTTAPPPRDLTFASRVTNPSALVSANFAPSPPMEPLSPRMQRPNRPADLSIIGQATSGPVGLGLGMSSPTTPGHQRTRSQLYPEPSITCARCAKQHIEYELHYNCNICASGNWNICLECYRSGKGCLHWFGFGYGAWAKWEKARHAAKEDIPRPHMLTANRYLQPKIIPGGAEGRRTLTTEDPIKRLESGNFCARCLTWANECFWRCDNCNFGDWGFCNSCVNQGRSCTHPLLPLTYQPQPSHTPPASPRSPRPPYAAAVLTGPNIHSIGPFKPLTFTTRCDVCQDPIAPSHSRYHCFTCTSSIEPDTQPGDYDVCTNCYANLEARDQISPENGHAGWRRCLNGHRMIVIGFRDGPGGQLRHILSDLVGGRNLRITAAEGSDEQAPQKWWWYEGGQKRERFVTRDVAADAPMAEGLAPGFPPDGGGGIRASATWAWYPKAEDELLFPRGAEIREIEDVNGDWFFGVYMGAKGLFPSPYVRRLDDHK; encoded by the exons ATGGATTCCTCAAAGCCAGGACTCGATCTCGAGAGGGAGCTGACGTGCTCT ATCTGCACCGAACTCCTCTACCAGCCTTTGACGCTTCTCGACTGCTTGCACACCTACTGCGGTGCATGCTTGAAGGACTGGTTCTCTTTCCAGGCGAACCAGGCCGAGAACTCTCCAACCCCGCCCGTACCCGGCGCCAACGTCTTCACCTGCCCGTCATGCCGTGCGCCGGTGCGCGACACGAGGCACAATGCCACCGTCGCAACCCTCCTCGACATGCTGGTCGCGGCGAACCCAGACAGGAGGAGATCGGAGACTGATGTGGAGGAGATGGGCAAGAAGTACAGGCCAGGCGACACAGTGCTGCCTGAGCTGAGACTCCCCGAGAGGACCCCGGAGGAGAGACgagccgacgacgcggaGAGGAGGTTGCTGGAAGACGTGCGAGATCTTAGCCTCAGGGAAGCCGGTGTAGAATCTTCTTCCCTGGCCcctcgacatggacgacgcAGGGAGGACAGCAGCTCCGCTGATGGCAGAgcacgccgaagccgagacCACAGTCGGGACGGCCGCCACGGCCCCAGGTACGAGGGTAGCCGAAGGCCCCGGGCCAACGAAGGGCGATCCAGCGCGGACCAGCTGCAGCCACAGTCGGATGCGAGATCGAGCGAGCACAGGAGGCGACGGAGGAGCGAGTCGAGGCACCGTTCCGACGAGTCATCCGACACGAGGCGCCGACAAATTGAGCACCAATCATCCCTGAGATCTCTGATCAGCTCGGGCGACTTGAGCGAGCGCGACattgagagagagattgaAGACTTTGCCAGGCAAATCCAGGAGGAGGGGCTGTTGGACGGGCTGGACCTTGACAATATCGACCTGAGTCGGAACGATGAGTTGAGCCGCAAGATCACAGAGGCCTACCGACGAAGGCAACGGGAGCGCACGAgagccgaggcggcggcggcggcggcggcggcggcggcgaggaggaacAACGCGAGCGGGCAGTCCAGATCCTCTCCTGACCGAGTGCATGAGATACGGTCTGGTGCATCGGATAACAGCAGACCAACCAGCAGGCAACGGCCGCATTCGAGGTCAACCAGCGCGAGCGGCTTCCCCGAAGACCGCAGCCGCCCACCGCTCTCCCAGAGCGCCCTGCATCTCGAAGTGCGACCGGAGGagaggcgaagaaggaggcggacCTCGAGCGGCGGCCGTAGTGCAACGACGCCTCTGCCAGAAGCAACGCAATCCGAAACTCGGGTGACGACGCGCTCGCAGACAGacttgtcgacgacgcggccaCAATTTGGCGAAGCATCCGCCCCGAGGACTGTCTTCACCGAAATCCGAAGTTCCAGCACGCCCTCGGTGCCCACTACGACGCAGTCTCCGACaaccgcgccgccgccacgcgACCTCACCTTCGCCAGCCGGGTGACGAACCCGTCGGCGCTGGTGTCGGCCAACTTCGCGCCGTCTCCTCCCATGGAGCCGCTGTCGCCTCGCATGCAACGACCGAACCGACCGGCGGACCTGTCCATCATCGGCCAGGCCACGTCGGGCCCTGTTGGGCTGGGTCTGGGCATGAGCAGTCCAACCACCCCCGGGCACCAACGGACACGATCACAGCTTTACCCTGAACCATCGATTACGTGCGCCCGTTGCGCGAAGCAGCACATCGAGTATGAGCTTCACTACAACTGCAACATCTGTGCCAGCGGCAACTGGAACATCTGCCTCGAGTGCTACAGGTCGGGCAAGGGCTGCCTACACTGGTTCGGCTTCGGATACGGCGCCTGGGCCAAGTGGGAGAAGGCTCGGCACGCGGCCAAAGAAGACATCCCTAGGCCCCACATGCTGACGGCAAACCGGTATCTCCAGCCCAAGATCATCCCtggcggcgcggagggcAGACGGACGCTTACGACGGAGGACCCGATAAAGAGGCTGGAAAGCGGCAACTTCTGCGCGCGGTGTCTGACCTGGGCGAACGAGTGCTTCTGGCGCTGCGACAACTGCAACTTTGGCGACTGGGGGTTCTGCAACAGCTGCGTGAACCAGGGGCGGTCATGCACCCACCCTCTCCTGCCCCTGACCTATCAGCCGCAGCCGTCACacacgccgcccgcgagcCCCAgatcgcctcggccgccttaCGCGGCCGCGGTCCTGACGGGACCCAACATCCACAGCATCGGCCCGTTCAAGCCGCTCACTTTCACGACCCGCTGCGACGTCTGCCAGGACCCCATCGCTCCCAGCCATAGCCGATACCACTGCTTCACCTGCACCAGCTCCATCGAGCCGGACACCCAGCCGGGCGACTATGACGTTTGCACAAACTGCTACGCCAACCTCGAAGCACGCGACCAGATCAGTCCTGAGAACGGGCATGCAGGTTGGCGCCGGTGCCTCAACGGACACCGCATGATCGTCATCGGCTTCCGCGACGGGCCTGGCGGGCAGCTGCGGCACATCCTGTCCGACCTCGTGGGCGGGCGCAACCTACGTATCACCGCGGCGGAGGGCAGCGACGAGCAGGCGCCGCAGAAATGGTGGTGGTACGAAGGCGGACAGAAGCGCGAACGCTTCGTCACCAGGGACGTCGCGGCCGATGCACCGAtggccgagggcctcgcgcCGGGGTTCCCGCccgatggcggcgggggaATTCGAGCGAGCGCCACGTGGGCCTGGTATCCcaaggccgaagacgagctcTTGTTTCCCAGGGGCGCGGAGATCCGGGAGATTGAGGATGTTAATGGGGACTGGTTCTTCGGGGTCTACATGGGCGCCAAGGGGCTGTTTCCGTCGCCGTACGTGAGACGACTGGATGATCACAAGTGA
- a CDS encoding Cysteine synthase: MPEARFCNARVVEPPSPPNLIPPDFHICPETRPRRGPRIGLSKRKRETLIELKKKGSSATMNRLGVRRFATTAARAIDPPSAYSLTLSRAQGVVKGLTGAIGNTPLIRLNRLSAETGCEVLGKAEFMNPGGSVKDRAALYVVKDAEERGLLKPGGTVVEGTAGNTGIGLAHVCRSKGYKLVIYMPNTQSQGKIDLLRLLGAEVYPVPAVAFENPENYNHQARRHAERLDNAVWTNQFDNTANRRAHIETTGPEIWEQTRGGIDAFTCATGTAGTLAGITRYLKDVSGGRVKSFLADPPGSVLHSYVSSGGKLVERTGSSITEGIGQGRITDNLKPDIGLVDGSLTIADEKSIEMVYRCLDEEGLYLGASSALNVVAAKEVAEKLGKGNTVVTILCDGAYRYADRLFSRKWLAEKKLLGAIPKHLEKYIVLP, translated from the exons ATGCCGGAGGCCCGTTTCTGCAACGCCCGTGTCGTGGAACCTCCCTCTCCGCCAAACTTGATCCCTCCCGACTTCCACATTTGCCCCGAAACACGCCCACGGCGAGGACCACGAATCGGCTTgtcaaaaagaaaaagggaaacCCTGATCGAGCTTAAGAAAAAAGGAAGTTCAGCGACCATGAACCGCCTCGGCGTGCGCCGCTtcgcgacgacggccgcccgCGCCATCGACCCGCCCAGCGCATACTCCCTCACCCTCTCCCGCGCGCAGGGCGTCGTCAAGGGCCTCACTGGCG CCATCGGCAACACCCCCCTCATCCGCCTCAACCGCctctcggccgagacgggctgcgaggtcctcggcaagGCCGAGTTCATGAACCCGGGCGGCTCGGTCAAAGACCGCGCAGCGCTctacgtcgtcaaggacgccgaggagcgcgGGCTCCTCAAgcccggcggcaccgtcgtcgagggcaccGCCGGCAACACGGGCATCGGCCTCGCGCACGTGTGCCGCTCCAAGGGATACAAGCTCGTCATCTACATGCCCAACACGCAGTCCCAGGGCAAGATCgacctgctgcggctgctgggCGCCGAGGTCTACCCTGTGCCCGCTGTCGCGTTCGAGAACCCCGAGAACTATAACCACCAGGCGCGGCGCCACGCCGAGAGGCTCGACAACGCCGTCTGGACGAACCAGTTCGACAACACGGCCAACCGCCGCGCCCACATCGAGACGACGGGACCCGAGATCTGGGAGCAGACgcgcggcggcatcgacgccttCACCTGCGCCACGGGCACCGCGGGCACGCTCGCCGGCATCACGCGGTACCTCAAGGACGtcagcggcggccgcgtcAAGTCGTTCCTCGCCGACCCGCCCGGCAGCGTGCTGCACTCGTACGTCTCGTCCGGcggcaagctcgtcgagcgCACGGGGTCCAGCATCACCGAGGGCATCGGCCAGGGCCGCATCACGGACAACCTCAAGCCCGacatcggcctcgtcgacggctcgctgaccatcgccgacgagaagagcATCGAGATGGTCTACCGCtgcctcgacgaggagggcctgTACCTTGGCGCCAGCTCGGCCCTCAACGTCGTTGCCGCCAAGGAGGTCGCCGAAAAGCTCGGCAAGGGCAACACCGTCGTCACCATCCTGTGCGACGGCGCTTACCGCTACGCCGACAGGCTGTTCTCCCGCAAGTggctcgccgagaagaagctcctGGGCGCGATACCCAAGCATTTGGAAAAGTACATCGTCCTGCCGTAG